From the genome of Novipirellula aureliae, one region includes:
- the feoB gene encoding ferrous iron transport protein B: MANSAELTRSDATAKRTLRVALVGNPNTGKSTLFNALAGMNVRTGNYPGVTIEKKIGRCNVGSYDVDLVDLPGTYSMAPRSPDELVAIEVLTGDAKHEPDVDVIVCVVNATLLQRNLFLFSQIVELGKPTILALNMSDAAEARGIAIDADQLSKNLGVRVVATSASKRNGISELKEAIQCELDHRDDNQSVVAGRKRPLPAEFYVVCDELRKELMERACTTGQNPIGNSKNDQNLVPDQYLIERMLLDRGGEAERRSVRRLGAAVLPAISAAREKLATLLGDSTELECSARYAWAANHLDGVVTQTRAKPHSATDWLDAILTHRLVGMVCFFAIMFIIFQCIYSFSSLPMDLIDASTGAVSDLVTSSVGPGMLRSLLVDGVIAGVGGVLIFLPQIVLLFFFLAILEDCGYMSRAAFLVDRVMVTFGLSGKSFLPLMSSFACAVPGIMATRVIENRRDRFATIMVAPLMSCSARLPVYLLLIGAFVPATSMAGGWVSTQPLVLMAMYFVGVVVAIPIAWLLKKTLLRGEVAPFVLELPDYKVPSVRVVFSRVWEAGREFVVRAGTLIFAASILIWFAGYWPGDHSRQFEVQREIESIAALDGSNSEGSDAERQATTLEELEEEHRRLSSSLLENSALGMIGRGIEPVVEPLGWDWRIGVGAVASFPAREVIIATLGTIYSLGGEVDEQDDGLIAAMRASKWPDGRPVFTVPVALSIMVFFALCAQCVSTLFVIKRETNSWFWPVLSFSYMTVLAYVGAFVTYQVGTRFF; this comes from the coding sequence ATGGCGAATTCCGCCGAACTGACTCGCTCCGACGCGACCGCAAAGCGTACCTTGCGTGTCGCTCTGGTAGGAAACCCTAATACGGGTAAGAGCACTCTGTTCAACGCCCTTGCTGGCATGAACGTCCGTACCGGCAATTATCCTGGCGTCACGATCGAAAAGAAGATTGGTCGCTGCAACGTTGGTTCCTATGATGTTGACTTAGTTGATTTGCCGGGCACCTATTCGATGGCACCGCGTTCGCCGGATGAATTGGTTGCCATCGAAGTTCTAACGGGTGACGCCAAACACGAGCCCGATGTTGATGTGATTGTTTGCGTGGTCAATGCGACGCTTCTTCAGCGAAATTTGTTCCTGTTCAGTCAAATTGTCGAGCTCGGAAAGCCGACTATCTTAGCACTGAACATGAGTGATGCGGCGGAAGCGCGTGGGATCGCGATCGATGCCGATCAGCTATCGAAAAATTTAGGCGTCCGCGTTGTCGCAACGAGTGCATCGAAACGAAACGGAATCTCCGAGCTCAAAGAAGCGATTCAATGCGAATTAGATCACCGAGACGACAATCAATCGGTAGTGGCTGGACGCAAACGTCCTTTGCCTGCGGAGTTCTATGTTGTTTGCGATGAGCTTCGCAAAGAGCTGATGGAGCGGGCATGTACGACTGGCCAAAATCCGATTGGCAATTCGAAGAACGATCAAAATTTGGTACCCGATCAATACTTGATCGAGCGGATGCTGCTCGACCGTGGTGGAGAAGCGGAACGCCGTTCGGTGCGCCGACTTGGCGCTGCGGTTTTGCCAGCGATCTCAGCGGCGCGAGAAAAATTGGCGACGCTACTTGGGGATTCAACGGAACTGGAGTGCAGTGCTCGTTATGCTTGGGCAGCGAATCACTTGGATGGCGTCGTCACACAGACCCGCGCGAAACCTCACAGTGCGACCGATTGGCTCGATGCAATTTTGACGCACCGTCTCGTTGGCATGGTTTGCTTCTTCGCAATCATGTTCATTATCTTTCAATGCATCTATTCGTTCTCATCGTTGCCGATGGATTTGATTGATGCGTCGACGGGGGCGGTATCGGATCTTGTCACGTCCTCTGTCGGGCCTGGGATGCTACGTAGTTTGTTGGTCGATGGCGTGATTGCTGGTGTCGGTGGTGTGTTGATCTTTTTGCCCCAAATCGTGTTGCTCTTCTTCTTCTTAGCGATTCTAGAAGATTGCGGTTACATGTCGCGTGCGGCATTCTTGGTTGACCGAGTGATGGTCACGTTTGGGCTCAGCGGCAAATCATTTTTACCATTGATGAGTTCGTTTGCCTGTGCGGTCCCTGGGATCATGGCCACGCGAGTGATTGAGAACCGCCGCGACCGCTTTGCGACGATTATGGTCGCACCCTTGATGAGTTGTAGTGCTCGTCTACCTGTCTACCTGTTGCTGATCGGTGCCTTTGTCCCCGCGACAAGCATGGCAGGAGGCTGGGTATCGACACAGCCACTGGTATTGATGGCCATGTATTTCGTTGGAGTCGTTGTTGCGATTCCCATTGCATGGTTACTGAAGAAAACGCTTTTAAGAGGCGAGGTGGCTCCCTTTGTATTGGAGCTTCCCGATTACAAAGTGCCATCGGTGCGGGTTGTTTTTTCACGTGTCTGGGAAGCGGGCCGCGAATTTGTTGTCCGTGCAGGCACTTTGATTTTCGCAGCATCGATCTTGATCTGGTTCGCAGGCTATTGGCCGGGCGATCATTCCCGGCAATTCGAAGTTCAACGAGAAATCGAATCGATCGCAGCATTGGACGGTTCCAATTCAGAAGGTTCTGATGCCGAACGGCAAGCTACGACACTTGAAGAGCTTGAAGAGGAGCATCGTCGGCTGAGTTCTTCCCTTTTAGAGAACAGCGCACTCGGCATGATTGGACGCGGGATCGAGCCGGTCGTTGAACCGCTTGGTTGGGACTGGCGAATCGGGGTCGGTGCGGTCGCAAGCTTTCCCGCCCGCGAAGTGATCATCGCAACGCTTGGGACGATCTACTCACTTGGGGGCGAGGTCGATGAACAGGACGACGGATTGATCGCTGCGATGCGAGCGTCGAAGTGGCCCGATGGACGCCCCGTTTTCACGGTCCCCGTCGCGTTGTCAATCATGGTGTTCTTTGCGCTTTGCGCACAATGTGTCAGCACCCTTTTCGTGATCAAGCGAGAAACGAATTCCTGGTTTTGGCCCGTCCTAAGTTTTTCCTACATGACAGTACTCGCATACGTGGGCGCATTCGTAACGTATCAAGTCGGAACGCGATTCTTTTAG
- a CDS encoding Do family serine endopeptidase codes for METKNANTNGSSKQPKPRWYRATLGIAASAALIAGVAISGATFVSADQAVKNPLADLSPQQAAAIESAQSLSSAFRTVSSRVLPAVVAIENRPAVAAMTKQKVQPSSEPFGGQNPFKGTPFEDMFNDGTFNGRRFQMPPNMEPPSGSRPSAGIGSGVIIDPSGIILTNNHVVAGGGEVIVRTQDGREFVATDVWTDPKTDVAVVKIENATDLVAAVMGDSDQVEIGDWVLALGQPFGLESTVTAGIISAKHRGIGIADRENFLQTDAAINPGNSGGPLVNLRGEIVGINTAIHSRSGGNEGIGFAVPSNLANWVSDQLLNSGTVKRAYLGVGIQPVTQDIAKQLSVKPRGGVVVTDVFEGTPAEKAGLKSGDVIVRFNDQAVSSPQALQLIVERGAIGREQTIEVMRDGKSVMLKFVAEEQTSDFASADAKDSQREGKRLENLGLEIAPVDAEVAKQLGVEGNSGVVITMVADGSPADDAGLKPGMLITQVDRQSVESVADFEAAIKQNREQKKGGVLLLVRTEAGSKFVVIKS; via the coding sequence ATGGAAACCAAGAATGCTAATACGAACGGCTCTTCGAAGCAGCCAAAACCTCGATGGTATCGGGCCACGTTGGGAATCGCTGCGTCGGCAGCATTGATTGCCGGTGTTGCGATTTCCGGTGCCACGTTTGTCAGCGCCGACCAAGCGGTGAAGAATCCTTTGGCGGATCTGTCGCCACAGCAAGCGGCGGCGATTGAATCGGCTCAATCGCTGTCGAGTGCTTTTCGCACCGTTTCCAGCCGAGTGTTGCCAGCGGTGGTCGCTATCGAAAACCGACCGGCAGTCGCTGCTATGACAAAGCAAAAAGTACAACCTTCGAGCGAACCGTTTGGCGGGCAGAATCCGTTCAAAGGGACACCATTTGAAGATATGTTTAACGACGGAACGTTCAATGGTCGACGCTTCCAAATGCCGCCAAACATGGAGCCACCGAGCGGCTCTCGGCCAAGTGCCGGTATCGGTTCTGGCGTCATCATCGATCCGTCTGGGATTATCTTGACGAACAATCATGTCGTTGCGGGTGGCGGCGAAGTGATCGTGCGGACTCAAGATGGACGCGAGTTCGTGGCGACGGATGTATGGACGGATCCAAAGACGGATGTGGCCGTTGTCAAAATCGAAAATGCAACGGACTTGGTGGCTGCCGTGATGGGCGATAGTGATCAAGTCGAAATCGGTGATTGGGTACTCGCCCTGGGGCAACCGTTTGGTTTGGAAAGCACCGTTACAGCCGGAATCATCAGTGCCAAGCATCGTGGCATTGGCATTGCTGACCGCGAAAACTTTCTGCAAACCGATGCTGCAATCAATCCGGGCAACAGTGGTGGACCGCTTGTCAATCTTCGTGGCGAGATTGTCGGGATCAACACCGCGATTCACTCGCGAAGCGGTGGCAATGAAGGGATTGGCTTTGCCGTTCCAAGTAACTTGGCCAATTGGGTGAGCGATCAACTGCTCAATAGTGGCACCGTGAAGCGTGCTTATTTGGGCGTTGGCATCCAACCGGTTACACAAGATATTGCCAAGCAGCTTAGCGTGAAGCCTCGCGGTGGCGTCGTCGTTACCGATGTCTTCGAGGGTACGCCAGCCGAAAAGGCAGGTCTCAAGTCGGGTGATGTGATCGTGCGTTTTAATGACCAAGCGGTTTCGAGTCCACAGGCTCTACAACTGATTGTCGAACGTGGTGCGATTGGACGTGAACAGACGATCGAAGTCATGCGAGACGGTAAATCGGTGATGTTGAAATTTGTGGCTGAAGAACAAACCTCCGATTTCGCATCCGCTGATGCGAAGGATTCACAACGCGAAGGGAAGCGTCTCGAAAATCTCGGTTTGGAGATCGCACCGGTTGACGCGGAGGTTGCCAAGCAACTCGGCGTGGAAGGGAACAGCGGAGTCGTTATCACGATGGTTGCCGATGGCAGCCCAGCGGATGATGCAGGGTTGAAACCCGGGATGTTGATCACCCAAGTGGATCGTCAGTCAGTCGAATCGGTGGCCGATTTTGAGGCTGCGATCAAGCAGAACCGTGAGCAGAAAAAGGGAGGCGTTTTGCTGCTTGTCCGCACGGAAGCCGGTTCTAAATTTGTGGTCATTAAGTCATAA
- a CDS encoding sensor histidine kinase, producing the protein MAAKLILLFLGGLLLIVGLFAYLTIQQDRRLALAEHERYAADIAATLRPSLHDASQSGNPNDLQQMMIQSTARVRHTRIRLVEIDGNGQMDQSSYRQPSVPRSMIVTTSEVTTIRMPNPSGDNMLYTYVPLDPSDANVGKKESLEIAAPDTQESERIRRSMYSSILALLGVASLAGGVVWIGGVAMVGRPLSRLVAKVDRAGQGDFGDPIEVKSKDELGGLAIAVNRMCEQLESQRTRIATEMESRLETVEQLRHSDRLSSVGRLAAGIAHEIGTPLNVIGGRAELIGSGQLSEQAIAESAKAIQSETKRITKTIRELLDFARQSVPNRKIQSIVDLAKQTVDLARPLAAKERIELSLHSPQQELTVEIDESQIQQVVMNLIVNAIHSIKDNPAANEGAIDVYVGNAPSSGKIPECRTIAVSDNGIGMNEETKTHIFEPFFTTKEQGRGTGLGLSISHGIVKEHGGWIDVESTPNRGSRFTVYLPVGNEVS; encoded by the coding sequence TTGGCTGCGAAACTGATCCTACTTTTCCTTGGCGGATTGCTACTCATTGTTGGCTTGTTTGCATATTTGACGATCCAACAAGACCGGCGCCTCGCCTTGGCCGAACACGAACGTTACGCTGCCGATATCGCAGCAACACTCCGTCCATCATTGCATGATGCATCGCAGTCGGGAAATCCGAATGATCTGCAACAAATGATGATTCAATCTACAGCCCGAGTGCGGCATACGCGAATCCGCTTGGTCGAAATTGATGGAAACGGCCAAATGGATCAATCGAGCTATCGGCAGCCATCGGTTCCTCGCAGCATGATTGTGACGACTTCCGAAGTGACGACCATTCGCATGCCCAATCCGAGCGGCGACAATATGCTTTACACCTACGTGCCTCTCGACCCAAGCGATGCCAACGTTGGCAAAAAGGAGAGCCTTGAAATCGCTGCTCCCGATACGCAAGAGAGCGAACGAATTCGGCGATCGATGTATTCATCGATACTCGCTTTGCTCGGCGTTGCATCATTGGCGGGTGGCGTTGTTTGGATTGGAGGAGTTGCGATGGTCGGGCGTCCACTAAGCCGGCTGGTCGCAAAGGTCGACCGGGCGGGCCAAGGCGACTTTGGTGATCCGATCGAAGTGAAGTCAAAGGATGAACTTGGCGGTTTGGCCATTGCCGTCAATCGGATGTGCGAGCAGCTCGAGTCTCAGAGAACTCGCATCGCTACCGAAATGGAATCACGGCTTGAGACGGTTGAACAGCTTCGCCATTCCGATCGACTCAGCAGTGTAGGCCGTTTGGCGGCAGGCATCGCTCATGAAATCGGGACCCCCCTTAACGTGATCGGCGGTCGTGCTGAACTAATCGGATCGGGGCAATTGTCCGAGCAAGCGATTGCGGAGAGCGCGAAAGCGATTCAATCGGAGACAAAGCGGATCACAAAAACAATTCGAGAACTACTCGATTTCGCCAGACAAAGCGTTCCCAATCGAAAAATTCAATCAATTGTAGATCTCGCGAAACAAACCGTCGACCTAGCTCGTCCATTGGCAGCGAAGGAGAGAATCGAGCTTTCGCTTCATTCGCCGCAACAAGAGCTAACGGTAGAAATTGATGAGAGTCAAATTCAACAAGTCGTTATGAATTTAATCGTCAACGCGATCCACAGTATCAAAGATAACCCGGCGGCCAACGAGGGCGCCATTGACGTCTATGTTGGCAACGCCCCAAGCTCCGGGAAAATCCCCGAATGTCGGACCATTGCCGTTTCCGACAATGGGATCGGAATGAATGAGGAGACGAAAACCCATATCTTTGAGCCGTTCTTTACGACGAAAGAGCAAGGCCGTGGGACAGGACTTGGATTGTCGATCTCACACGGGATTGTAAAAGAGCATGGTGGTTGGATCGATGTGGAAAGCACCCCGAATCGCGGCAGTCGCTTTACTGTATACTTACCAGTTGGAAACGAGGTTTCCTAG
- a CDS encoding sigma-54-dependent transcriptional regulator has protein sequence MNEGRILVVDDEKSMCELIEAALQMRGFETVSSQSASDAMGRFRESEFDVVLTDVRMPGESGLQLCQQLCSLRPDVPVVVMTAFGSMETAVAAIRSGAYDFITKPVEMEVLAIALARAVEKRRLSNQIRLLKQAAEGRNTADELLGESEPMKRLTDQLIRVSPTGTSILITGESGTGKELVARSIHQRSPRAKRPFVAVNCAALSESLLESELFGHAKGAFTDARSERRGLFLEAEGGTLLLDEIGDMPMAMQVKLLRTLEENRLRPVGGDREIEFDVRVLAATHRDLELAVEEGRFRQDLFYRINVIQLHLPALRARGVDILKLAIHFVDRFAKHANKPISGIAEPAAEKLLSYAWPGNVRELRNVIERAVALTRYNTITLEDLPEKIRDYKSKTVFIGGDDPTELVSLEQVESRYVEHVLDAVNQNRTLAAQVLGIDRKTLYRKLKD, from the coding sequence ATGAACGAAGGGCGAATTCTAGTCGTTGACGACGAAAAGAGTATGTGCGAACTAATCGAAGCGGCGCTGCAAATGCGAGGTTTCGAAACGGTATCGTCTCAATCGGCCAGCGACGCGATGGGGAGATTTCGCGAATCCGAGTTCGACGTGGTCTTAACCGATGTGCGAATGCCAGGCGAATCGGGATTACAGCTCTGTCAACAGTTGTGTTCGCTTCGTCCCGATGTCCCGGTTGTCGTGATGACAGCGTTTGGAAGTATGGAAACGGCGGTGGCTGCCATTCGTAGCGGCGCCTACGACTTTATCACCAAACCTGTCGAGATGGAGGTGCTTGCCATTGCGCTCGCCCGGGCGGTAGAAAAACGGCGGTTGTCAAACCAAATTCGTCTGTTGAAGCAAGCTGCCGAGGGACGCAATACGGCAGACGAATTGCTTGGTGAAAGCGAGCCGATGAAGCGATTGACCGATCAGTTGATCCGTGTTTCACCAACCGGCACGTCGATTTTGATCACGGGTGAAAGTGGGACCGGCAAAGAATTGGTCGCTCGATCAATCCATCAACGCAGCCCTCGAGCAAAGCGTCCGTTCGTGGCTGTCAATTGTGCGGCATTGTCGGAATCACTGCTGGAAAGCGAGTTGTTCGGTCACGCCAAAGGGGCATTCACCGATGCTCGAAGTGAGCGGCGTGGTTTATTTCTCGAAGCAGAAGGAGGGACGCTATTGCTCGATGAGATTGGTGACATGCCGATGGCGATGCAGGTAAAACTGCTAAGAACGCTAGAGGAAAATCGATTGCGTCCGGTTGGCGGTGATCGCGAGATCGAGTTCGATGTGCGCGTACTCGCCGCAACCCATCGTGATTTAGAATTGGCCGTCGAAGAGGGGCGTTTTCGTCAAGACTTGTTCTACCGAATCAACGTCATTCAATTGCATTTGCCAGCCCTGCGTGCTCGCGGAGTCGATATTTTGAAGTTGGCGATTCACTTCGTTGATCGGTTTGCCAAACATGCGAACAAGCCGATCTCGGGAATCGCCGAACCAGCCGCCGAAAAACTGCTCAGCTATGCTTGGCCAGGCAACGTGCGCGAGCTGCGAAATGTTATCGAACGAGCGGTCGCATTGACTCGCTACAATACAATCACGCTCGAAGATTTGCCTGAGAAAATACGCGACTACAAGAGTAAGACCGTTTTTATCGGCGGTGATGATCCGACGGAACTCGTTTCCTTAGAACAGGTGGAATCGCGTTACGTCGAACACGTTCTTGATGCGGTGAATCAAAACCGAACTCTGGCAGCTCAGGTGCTAGGGATTGATCGCAAAACGCTATACCGAAAACTGAAAGATTAG
- a CDS encoding SGNH/GDSL hydrolase family protein, which yields MTNPSTSPSPLEQSNSEQVKRPQKRKRLILLVVVFLLTVGSVLGYIEFFLARPVGEGPAGPGVDRAAFANIWTDKPVQVVGIGDSITAGLGAKTASHSYFNRLIKNPDDEFAELQGVCLEAVFSNLAHENFAISGSESCLHADLINESIPRYEDAYGIVLLTTGGNDLIHSYGRSKPRECAMYSATLAEATPWIENFRKRLDTMLNGISDKFPSGCQIFIADIYDPTDGVGDALSIFLPDWPDGLAIHKKYNEAIRDAAANHDHVHVVPLYETFLGHGSHCRQFWRSTYRSDDPHYWFFTNIEDPNDRGYDAIRRVFLKAIVEQRADFSSLDF from the coding sequence ATGACAAATCCTAGTACCTCGCCATCTCCTCTTGAACAGTCCAACTCGGAACAGGTGAAACGTCCCCAGAAAAGAAAACGACTGATCTTGCTCGTCGTTGTTTTTCTGTTGACCGTCGGTTCGGTACTTGGGTATATCGAGTTTTTCCTGGCTCGTCCGGTAGGTGAAGGCCCGGCCGGACCGGGCGTTGATCGAGCGGCATTCGCGAACATCTGGACGGACAAGCCGGTTCAAGTGGTAGGGATTGGCGACAGTATCACGGCTGGACTAGGAGCAAAAACAGCGAGCCACAGCTATTTCAATCGCCTGATCAAAAATCCTGATGACGAGTTTGCTGAACTACAAGGCGTATGCTTGGAAGCTGTTTTTTCCAATCTAGCGCATGAGAACTTTGCGATCTCAGGCTCGGAATCTTGTCTACACGCCGACTTGATCAATGAGTCGATTCCTCGCTACGAAGACGCTTATGGAATCGTCTTGTTGACAACAGGCGGCAATGATCTGATTCACAGCTACGGGCGTAGCAAACCGCGTGAGTGTGCGATGTATTCCGCGACGCTCGCTGAAGCAACACCTTGGATCGAGAATTTCCGCAAACGTCTCGACACGATGCTAAACGGGATTAGCGATAAATTTCCATCGGGATGTCAAATTTTCATTGCTGATATTTACGATCCGACGGATGGAGTGGGAGATGCGCTCAGCATCTTTTTGCCCGATTGGCCGGATGGCCTAGCGATTCACAAAAAGTACAACGAGGCGATTCGCGATGCGGCGGCAAACCACGACCACGTTCATGTCGTTCCTCTGTACGAGACATTCCTCGGTCACGGTTCGCATTGCCGCCAATTTTGGCGTTCGACCTATCGGTCAGACGATCCCCATTATTGGTTCTTCACCAATATCGAAGACCCCAACGATCGTGGATACGATGCGATTCGTAGAGTCTTTCTCAAGGCGATCGTCGAGCAGCGAGCGGATTTTTCCTCGCTCGATTTCTAA
- a CDS encoding RNA polymerase sigma factor, which produces MATFDNFSEHVRLCALRIAESGAPALAGLYDLTSQRLVRYATTITSNQHDAEDAVSAALVRVSGDPNLLYRSARPWPYLLHMVRNESLVILRRRKRWSLISDLSDLLTRRSVDQIEVEEQHRAVWVALRSLPTEQSEVVVLKIWEAMTFSQIAEILEISPSTVASRYRYGLEKLAAILHTTNAEVIYE; this is translated from the coding sequence ATGGCTACCTTTGACAATTTTTCCGAGCACGTTCGGCTGTGTGCTTTGCGGATCGCCGAGAGCGGTGCCCCTGCACTGGCGGGATTGTACGATTTGACCTCCCAGCGACTGGTTCGCTACGCGACGACGATCACATCGAACCAGCATGACGCGGAAGACGCCGTCTCCGCAGCTCTGGTGCGTGTCAGCGGCGATCCGAACCTGTTGTACCGTTCGGCACGACCTTGGCCCTATCTGCTTCACATGGTCCGCAATGAGTCGCTCGTGATTCTCAGACGTCGCAAGCGGTGGTCCTTGATCAGCGATTTATCCGACCTGCTCACTCGAAGATCGGTCGACCAAATCGAAGTCGAAGAGCAACACCGCGCCGTTTGGGTGGCGTTGCGGTCGTTGCCCACCGAGCAAAGTGAAGTGGTCGTGCTGAAGATTTGGGAAGCGATGACGTTTTCTCAGATTGCCGAAATCCTTGAAATCTCACCGTCGACGGTCGCCAGTCGATATCGTTATGGGCTCGAAAAATTAGCGGCCATTCTGCACACCACCAACGCGGAGGTGATTTATGAGTGA
- a CDS encoding type II secretion system F family protein, translated as MKATIPSSSAIETRITKVLEHRDTLVPALSALADDRASGSNRRKLKRVIARIESGATARELLIDPATAVWMPHLASCTSGDDGRMRLTDAVRRSAAENQLGTQRRRRWIYPIIVLAIAFLIVVVSCVTIVPKFDEMFNEFGLHLPLPTLILVWLSRCFTDQTFASLIGVGVAAAATYGLVRLWNHFALSSSLLGYFVVGNSASVIAMANLTSQLAEMYELGASTDEAFWFAGNQCRHRYYRNIAHRIAGHAQHQTTPIGESPWAKPLPKNLVYAVDAGTDGGVNVTLIRELAEMYRERLSHRSEWLGGAASYLATIVIGVIVLFVVVALFMPLVSLVTGLS; from the coding sequence ATGAAAGCAACCATCCCCTCTTCATCGGCGATCGAAACTCGCATCACCAAGGTACTTGAGCATCGCGATACGCTCGTTCCCGCACTCTCGGCGTTGGCGGACGATAGGGCGTCGGGCAGCAATCGCCGAAAACTAAAGCGAGTAATCGCTCGAATCGAATCCGGTGCAACCGCTCGCGAGTTGCTGATCGATCCGGCTACTGCGGTGTGGATGCCACACTTGGCTAGCTGTACGAGCGGTGACGATGGTCGGATGAGATTGACCGACGCGGTGCGTCGGTCGGCTGCGGAGAATCAACTGGGGACTCAGCGGCGACGAAGATGGATTTATCCGATCATTGTGCTCGCGATCGCGTTCTTGATCGTCGTGGTGAGCTGCGTCACGATTGTGCCGAAGTTTGATGAAATGTTCAACGAGTTCGGTTTGCATTTGCCACTACCAACCTTAATCTTAGTTTGGTTATCAAGGTGTTTCACCGATCAAACATTTGCTTCCCTGATTGGCGTCGGTGTGGCTGCGGCAGCCACTTATGGGCTCGTGCGGCTGTGGAACCATTTTGCACTTTCGAGTAGCTTGCTCGGCTATTTTGTGGTCGGTAATTCGGCCAGCGTGATCGCAATGGCGAATCTAACAAGCCAATTGGCGGAGATGTACGAACTTGGTGCGTCGACCGACGAGGCGTTCTGGTTCGCAGGCAACCAATGTCGTCATCGCTATTATCGCAACATCGCTCATCGGATCGCCGGGCATGCTCAACATCAAACGACGCCGATCGGCGAGTCTCCTTGGGCAAAACCGTTGCCGAAGAACTTGGTTTATGCGGTCGATGCGGGGACGGATGGCGGAGTAAATGTGACACTGATTCGAGAACTGGCCGAGATGTACCGCGAACGGCTCTCTCACCGTAGCGAATGGCTCGGTGGCGCAGCGTCGTATCTAGCCACGATCGTGATCGGAGTGATTGTCCTGTTCGTCGTCGTTGCTCTGTTTATGCCCCTGGTCAGCCTCGTCACGGGGTTATCGTAA
- a CDS encoding type II secretion system F family protein gives MSSFFATYLPSFGKLDHLLLSRWRISAWFSGDTVDDRQRSLLRMLAAAHQQRLDPTVLVDNLASEHRGAYRRRLKRLVRRLHEGLSLVDALEQTPDVLSDETVLAIRFATQCGTLDSTYSRLIAGRDETDNRVQHAAGHSTIYASIIGLFAVLVVIFQMTFILPIFLKISEELTEGATFRSAGPLRSLAATIEAITDYFPLILIASFLLFLLLKLTRVRRFLRRAVAGRWIDTIAKRRSANLLNLIADSLEAGRPLTSSLSTLARYHYDRGIRQKLLLARNEVEQGSVAWDSLAEVKLISAAESDAIQKMNGTTDRVWTIRRFADWNRDKVSRKRENRSSLRQPLIVLCLGAIVLWIGYAYFQFLTNLVENLARP, from the coding sequence ATGAGTTCATTCTTCGCGACCTATCTGCCCAGCTTCGGGAAACTGGATCATCTGCTGCTCTCGCGTTGGCGTATCTCAGCATGGTTTTCCGGCGATACCGTGGACGATCGGCAACGTTCACTGCTGCGGATGCTGGCGGCCGCACATCAACAGCGACTCGACCCTACGGTTTTGGTCGACAATTTGGCAAGCGAACATCGCGGTGCCTACCGCCGGCGATTGAAACGACTCGTTCGGCGACTTCACGAGGGTCTGTCACTTGTCGATGCACTCGAACAGACACCTGACGTCCTGAGTGATGAAACCGTGTTAGCCATTCGCTTTGCAACTCAGTGCGGGACGCTTGACTCAACCTATTCCCGTTTGATTGCCGGGCGTGACGAGACCGATAACCGAGTTCAGCATGCGGCCGGACATTCCACCATCTATGCATCAATCATTGGCCTGTTTGCCGTGTTGGTCGTGATCTTTCAGATGACGTTCATTTTGCCAATCTTCTTGAAAATCTCGGAGGAACTTACGGAGGGGGCGACATTCAGATCTGCCGGCCCCCTGCGATCATTGGCGGCGACGATCGAAGCAATCACCGATTACTTCCCACTGATTTTGATTGCTTCGTTTCTCCTATTTCTGCTGTTGAAGCTGACTCGAGTTCGCCGCTTTCTACGCCGAGCCGTTGCCGGTCGCTGGATTGATACGATTGCCAAGCGACGATCCGCAAACCTATTGAACCTGATTGCGGATAGTCTCGAAGCCGGCCGTCCATTGACATCATCCTTATCGACGTTGGCTCGCTATCACTACGACCGCGGCATTCGGCAAAAGTTGCTGCTCGCTCGCAACGAGGTCGAGCAAGGAAGTGTGGCTTGGGACAGTCTTGCCGAGGTGAAGTTGATCTCGGCAGCGGAGTCCGATGCGATTCAAAAGATGAACGGTACAACCGACCGCGTTTGGACCATTCGGCGATTCGCCGATTGGAATCGGGACAAAGTCAGCCGCAAACGGGAAAATCGATCTTCGTTGCGACAGCCCCTCATTGTTTTGTGTTTGGGAGCAATCGTACTTTGGATCGGCTATGCCTATTTCCAATTCCTTACCAACCTTGTTGAGAATTTGGCGAGACCCTAA